From one Lemur catta isolate mLemCat1 chromosome 5, mLemCat1.pri, whole genome shotgun sequence genomic stretch:
- the TDO2 gene encoding tryptophan 2,3-dioxygenase has protein sequence MSGCPFLGNNFGYNFKKLSLEGSEEDKSQAGVNRASKGGLIYGNYLHLEKVLNAQELQSEIKGNKIHDEHLFIITHQAYELWFKQILWELDSVREIFQNGHVRDERNMLKVVSRMHRVTVILKLLVQQFSVLDTMTALDFNDFREYLSPASGFQSLQFRLLENKIGVLQSLRVPYNRRHYRDNFKGEENELLLKSEQENTLLQLVEAWLERTPGLEPHGFNFWGKFEKNIIKGLEEEFIRIQAKEESEEKEEQMAEFQKHKEVLLSLFDEKRHEHLLSKGERRLSYRALQGALMIYFYREEPRFQVPFQLLTSLMDIDTLMTKWRYNHVCMVHRMLGSKAGTGGSSGYQYLRSTVSDRYKVFVDLFNLSTYMVPRHWIPKMNPIIHKFVYTAEYIDSSYFSSDDSD, from the exons ATGAGTGGGTGCCCCTTCTTAGGAAACAATTTCGG atataattttaaaaagctatctcTAGAAGGTAGTGAAGAAGACAAATCACAAGCTGGTGTGAATAGAGCCAGCAAAGGAGGACTTATCTATGGGAACTATCTGCAT ttgGAAAAAGTTTTGAATGCACAAGAActtcaaagtgaaataaaaggaaataaaatccatgatgaacatCTTTTTATCATAACTCATCAAG CTTATGAACTCTGGTTTAAGCAAATCCTTTGGGAATTGGATTCTGTTCGAGAGATCTTTCAGAATGGCCAT GTCAGGGACGAAAGGAATATGCTTAAGGTTGTTAGTCGGATGCACCGAGTGACAGTGATCCTTAAACTGTTGGTGCAACAGTTTTCTGTTCTAGACACGATGACAGCGTTGGACTTCAATGACTTCAG AGAGTACTTATCTCCAGCATCAGGCTTCCAGAGTCTGCAGTTCCGactattagaaaacaaaataggtGTTCTTCAGAGTTTGAGAGTCCCGTACAACAGAAGACATTATCGTGATAActtcaaaggagaagaaaatgaactGCTACTTAAGTCTGAGCAGGAAAATACACTTCTGCAGCTAGTGGAG GCATGGCTGGAAAGAACACCAGGTTTGGAGCCACATGGATTTAACTTCTGgggaaagtttgaaaaaaatatcatCAAAGGCCTGGAAGAAGAATTCATAAGGATTCAG GCTAAGGAAGAgtcagaagaaaaagaggaacaaatgGCTGAATTTCAGAAACACAAAGAGGTGCTACTTTCCTTATTTGATGAGAAGCGTCATGAACATCTCCTTAGTAAAg GTGAAAGACGACTGTCATACAGAGCACTTCAGGGAGCactgatgatatatttttatag ggaaGAGCCTAGATTCCAGGTCCCTTTCCAGTTGCTGACTTCTCTTATGGACATAGACACACTCATGACCAAATGGAGAT ATAACCACGTGTGCATGGTGCACAGAATGCTGGGCAGCAAGGCTGGCACTGGGGGTTCCTCGGGCTATCAGTACCTGCGCTCAACCGTGAG TGATAGGTACAAGGTATTTGTAGATTTATTTAACCTTTCCACATATATGGTTCCCCGACACTGGATCCCGAAGATGAACCCAATCATTCATAAATTCGTCTACACGGCTGAATACATCGACAGCTCATACTTCAGCAGTGATGACTCAGATTAA